One genomic segment of Longimicrobiaceae bacterium includes these proteins:
- a CDS encoding CbiX/SirB N-terminal domain-containing protein: MQALVIVGHGSHLNAESSAPVYRHAEEIRRAGAFDEVRECFWKEEPSMREVFDLLESDEVYVVPLFISEGYFTEEVIPRELGLDGPAPSVTRRAGKTVHYCGPIGTHPWMTRMILRRAEESAGLTDEEARGAGLVIIGHGTERNSNSAEVIYRVSREADEAAVFGHVRTGFLDQAPEVGEVVEAMEERRLVLVPFFVAEGWHTQETIPDDLGINRPAVSPVTERDGRTIFYAAPVGTFPEVAEIILQRAREAGARIPASAPAGGGARV; this comes from the coding sequence TTGCAGGCCCTGGTCATCGTGGGGCACGGCTCGCACCTGAACGCCGAATCCAGCGCCCCGGTCTACCGGCACGCGGAGGAGATCCGGCGCGCGGGCGCTTTCGACGAGGTGCGGGAGTGCTTCTGGAAGGAAGAGCCCTCCATGCGCGAGGTCTTCGACCTCCTGGAGTCGGACGAGGTGTACGTCGTCCCCCTCTTCATCTCGGAGGGATACTTCACCGAGGAGGTGATCCCGCGGGAGCTGGGGCTGGACGGCCCGGCGCCCTCGGTCACCCGCAGGGCGGGAAAGACCGTCCACTACTGCGGGCCCATCGGCACGCACCCCTGGATGACGCGGATGATCCTGCGGCGCGCGGAGGAGAGCGCGGGGCTCACGGACGAGGAGGCGCGCGGTGCGGGGCTGGTCATCATCGGCCACGGGACGGAGCGGAACTCCAACTCGGCGGAGGTCATCTACCGGGTGAGCCGGGAGGCGGACGAGGCGGCGGTCTTCGGGCACGTGCGCACCGGCTTCCTGGACCAGGCGCCGGAGGTGGGCGAGGTGGTGGAGGCGATGGAGGAGCGGCGGCTGGTGCTGGTTCCCTTCTTCGTGGCGGAGGGGTGGCACACCCAGGAGACCATCCCGGACGACCTGGGGATCAACCGGCCGGCCGTGTCGCCGGTCACCGAGCGGGACGGGCGGACGATCTTCTACGCGGCGCCGGTAGGGACCTTCCCGGAGGTGGCGGAGATCATCCTGCAGCGCGCCCGCGAGGCGGGAGCGCGGATCCCGGCGTCCGCGCCGGCGGGGGGAGGTGCCCGTGTCTGA